In Solanum lycopersicum chromosome 3, SLM_r2.1, the genomic stretch AAACATTTTGTTTTCAGGACCACTCCTCTGTATCTCCCTGCCACCTGAGATCCACCTTACTGCACTCCAGACTCTCCCTCACCCCCCACAAACAGATGCCCTATCCCCAGGGTGCCAGTCTCCCTCTTTTGCTCCACTTTAGCATAAACCTTTGCCCTGTCTCCCTCCCTTTTTAAGTCCCATTCTCTCATTCCATGTAATTTTGCTTGAGTTAATTTGTTTGCctaccaaattttttctctttcaacaACAAAGGCAAAATACTCTCAAATCCATACTAGTTGAAATCTCAAACACCATCTCCTCAGTTGCCATCCATGTGTGTCTACTTTGTTATAACttatgttattgtttttttttttgtttaacatgTTTCTGATTTCTTGTTGAAACAAATTAGCAAAAACATGCCTATTTATTCTTACAGCTAAAATGagatgtttttttcttctttgctcGGGCTAACTTCTCCCTGTTCTGCATGCAGCATACTAACAGGGCTGCTCTCATTTATGGTAAGTTTGTTATACTAATGCAGCTTATAATGACTCCTGGTGTTCCCATTTCATCTGCTTGTGTATTTTCAGGTCATGTTTTATTTACTTTGTGCTTTTCCTTTAATCAAAATGTTATATCTTTTTCATGCGTCTGGACAATTGAGTTCTATCTGTCTCTGTGCACAGAAGCCTTACTAAATGAAATAGATTCTTCATCTTGAAATGACTGGTAGAGATTGAGGACAATCTGAAGTCATCCATCACATAAAAGATCATTTAGCTAGCATAAAAGCTACCTCTGATCGGTATAGGGGAAAAGGAGGGAGTCTGGTAGTTGGTGAAGTTGCCCCATACTTCCCCTTTGTGGTTTTACATCTGCCTACCAAGAACAGTATTCTAAACTTCCATGTTCTATCACCTCTATGATGATGTCCTCTGCCAGTTGTATGATCTTCGCCCTCAAAATTGTCTAATATTTCCATCTACCCTCACTTCCCAAAAAATGCACAAAGGGACTGTTCTCCAAACTTCTCTATGCTTCTTGTCTATCTTTTGACCCTTCCATCTGATGGTTGTTTTACTCAGACCATCTGGCATGAACACCAAAAATATTCAGAAACATGAACCAATTCTCCGATTTCTATCTGCAGTTTATGAATAGGTGGTTTACTGATTAGTTGATTGCTTGCTTAGATAACATTTTCTTCATTAGTTGAATCATTTCTTTTTGCAAATCATGTTGGGGTTTAAACATGCATTGCGTAATGCAGCTTCTGTCTCGTGCTCTAACTATCTATTACTTGCAGATGGACAATAGTCCTACCACAGGCAGTGTCTCAACAACCGTTGCTGAGAAGGAGAAGCTTGCGAAGGcatccttggcttttaactgtAAAAAGTGAGTTGACTGCGAGTTCCTTGCTGTTGtgttgtatttgtataattgccTCGAGCTTGTCTCCATTGTGCAAGATCTCCTGCATGAGAGATGGATATGCTATTTTACTGTGTATTTTCCTTTATTACGTTTTTATTAGGTAGGAGGGTAACTTActctctatttttttatgatagCCCAACCTTTAGGAAATTGTTTCCCGAGTATGTGGAGAAGTATGAACAGCAGCAGCTCTCGTCGCAGCCAGTTCCAGAGCAGGTATCATCTATGCCAGCTGGAGCAGATAAGTCTAGACCCTTGTTGGAAGAGCATGACAATTCCCCAAAGGACGAAGTGAACAGAGTGAAGCCTCTAAAAGACGTCAAAAACCAACAGAGGAAATCCGTTCCAACTTGGTTGTTGCTGTTGCTAGTTTCAATTTTTGGTGTTGTAATGGCCCTGCCTCTGCTTCAGCTTTGATGACTGGAATCTTGTTTTGTGCACTATGGTGAAGAACGAACCACCCCATATCTCACATGGATACGTAGTAATCCCCGCTGCTGGTTCCTGTTATTTCACCTAATATTATAGGTTTTTGATTTACCTAGGGGGAATGTATAGGCATTACTCTTGAGTGGAGATCTAACTAATCTCTTAATCTAGCTAATGGGCTTCTCTTTCCTATTGTGCACGTCAGTGGAAAGATTACATAATGTGCTTTTATTGTGAAGGGCTCAGAGCTGCAGGAGCTAGTTGTTTGCTTTTGCTTTGTCTGTGTATAGTTGGCAAATGTGGGTTTATTCTTCTTTGCAAgtcttttatttactttattttcctcttttttttcagGGAGGGGATGAGGTATATATAGACATGTGTAGTTATACGCTCCACAAGTGAAGTTAAAAGGTGGAGCCATAGTAAAAGTATGTCTAGTCTATTGTTCTTTGTGGTAAAATTATACATAGCATAAGCAGGCAGTCTGTCTAGTGTATTGTTCTTTCTGGTAAAATTATACATAGCATAAGCAGGCAGTCTGTCATTACTAATGCTTTCTGTTCACGTGTTTGGATGAGCTGACTAAACCAATTATTTCTGTGCGGATGTCACTCGTGACTGGTTTTTACTTGTTCACTAAAGTCTCAGATTTTTCTTTACGGGAAGCGGAGATTATCAATCTATCAACTAAATTTGAATGTTTAGATAGATGAAAATCCAATAAGAAGTGCTTGGACGAGCCATGCTTGAAATTTGAAACCCATCACTGATG encodes the following:
- the LOC543683 gene encoding ubiquitin conjugating enzyme 2 isoform X1, which gives rise to MLYNAMVMMHSPLQEPVSHVVARPSPNDILEWHYVLEGSEGTPFAGGFYYGKIKFPPEYPFKPPGISMTTPNGRFMTQKKICLSMSDFHPESWNPMWSVSSILTGLLSFMMDNSPTTGSVSTTVAEKEKLAKASLAFNCKNPTFRKLFPEYVEKYEQQQLSSQPVPEQVSSMPAGADKSRPLLEEHDNSPKDEVNRVKPLKDVKNQQRKSVPTWLLLLLVSIFGVVMALPLLQL
- the LOC543683 gene encoding ubiquitin conjugating enzyme 2, which codes for MAEKACVKRLQKEYRALCKEPVSHVVARPSPNDILEWHYVLEGSEGTPFAGGFYYGKIKFPPEYPFKPPGISMTTPNGRFMTQKKICLSMSDFHPESWNPMWSVSSILTGLLSFMMDNSPTTGSVSTTVAEKEKLAKASLAFNCKNPTFRKLFPEYVEKYEQQQLSSQPVPEQVSSMPAGADKSRPLLEEHDNSPKDEVNRVKPLKDVKNQQRKSVPTWLLLLLVSIFGVVMALPLLQL